Proteins encoded within one genomic window of Amycolatopsis sp. 2-15:
- a CDS encoding XRE family transcriptional regulator, whose translation MVTTGARLCAQTHRGVAVMPEPNDHLRRARERIESPNATGHPLSRQELADLITQWLYKNGDQNAVIDANYIGKLELGNIGWPQNTLRRQAFREVLGAGSDAELGFRRPRRSRSTVDDVDRKQFLQAAAGVAASAAIGQPRLADLITPTQPTPVPTTIGMADVDEVRTAATAFGSWDAIYGGGLVREAVTAQLQHCVELLNARASEKVRADMFGAVGYLAHVTAFMAFDAYAHDDARRMFRFALSCAEEGDDWHLRAKVLSSMARQAIWCGDPDQGLTFTELALVRSDRLTPTERAMLHTGRARALAKLRRVEDTAAAVGVADSEFSHARPENDPPWMAYYDSAQHAGDTGHALWDTAMHGHFVGEARARLAFAVAGHDDRYKRSKAISQTKLASLVMTTGDPTEAATAGMQALEWSGAIRSKRAADDMRELRRVGERHKNVAEVAELRSRIGAAVVPL comes from the coding sequence ATGGTCACGACCGGTGCCAGACTGTGTGCGCAGACACACCGGGGAGTTGCCGTCATGCCTGAGCCGAACGACCACCTGAGGCGCGCCCGCGAGCGCATCGAGTCCCCCAACGCCACAGGTCATCCCCTGTCGCGGCAGGAACTCGCCGACCTCATCACCCAGTGGCTCTACAAGAACGGCGACCAAAACGCGGTGATCGACGCCAACTACATCGGCAAGCTGGAACTCGGCAACATCGGCTGGCCACAAAACACTCTCCGCCGTCAAGCCTTCCGGGAAGTGCTGGGAGCGGGATCCGATGCGGAGCTTGGGTTTCGACGACCGCGACGTTCGCGATCTACCGTTGACGACGTGGACCGCAAACAGTTCCTCCAGGCCGCTGCGGGAGTCGCCGCCAGCGCCGCGATCGGTCAGCCACGGCTGGCCGACCTGATCACCCCGACGCAGCCGACGCCTGTACCGACGACCATCGGCATGGCCGACGTCGACGAGGTACGGACCGCGGCCACCGCCTTCGGCAGCTGGGACGCGATCTACGGCGGCGGGCTCGTCCGCGAGGCCGTGACCGCGCAGCTTCAGCACTGCGTAGAACTGCTCAACGCCCGCGCCTCGGAGAAGGTCCGGGCCGACATGTTCGGCGCCGTGGGCTACCTCGCGCACGTCACCGCGTTCATGGCGTTCGACGCCTACGCCCACGACGATGCCCGCCGCATGTTCCGGTTCGCGCTCTCGTGCGCCGAAGAGGGCGACGACTGGCACCTACGAGCCAAGGTGCTGTCGTCGATGGCGCGGCAGGCAATCTGGTGCGGCGACCCGGACCAGGGGCTGACGTTCACGGAGCTGGCGCTGGTGCGCTCGGATCGGCTCACCCCGACTGAACGGGCGATGCTGCACACCGGACGTGCGCGGGCGCTGGCGAAGCTCCGCCGGGTCGAGGACACCGCGGCGGCCGTCGGCGTCGCCGATTCGGAATTCAGCCACGCCCGACCCGAGAACGATCCGCCCTGGATGGCGTACTACGACTCCGCCCAGCACGCCGGCGACACCGGTCATGCCCTGTGGGACACCGCGATGCACGGCCATTTCGTCGGGGAAGCCCGCGCGCGGCTGGCGTTCGCGGTCGCCGGTCACGACGACCGGTACAAACGGTCGAAGGCGATCAGCCAAACCAAGCTCGCATCCCTGGTGATGACCACAGGCGACCCGACCGAGGCTGCGACAGCGGGAATGCAGGCACTGGAGTGGTCCGGGGCGATCCGGTCGAAGCGCGCGGCCGACGACATGCGGGAGCTGCGTCGGGTTGGTGAGCGGCACAAGAACGTCGCCGAGGTCGCCGAGCTTCGTTCGCGCATCGGCGCCGCGGTGGTCCCACTGTGA
- a CDS encoding GNAT family N-acetyltransferase, with protein sequence MTICDRDRTGVLEHVHVEPEYRRRGYGRILAWAAFSRYDWSTEGPRWTRADRRVRALAAMRRGEGYTWTTLAVADTDEARGFAKSLQLPQAGAPMYCEHRSST encoded by the coding sequence ATGACCATCTGCGACCGGGACCGAACCGGCGTCCTCGAACACGTACACGTCGAACCCGAATACCGGCGCCGCGGCTACGGACGGATCCTCGCGTGGGCAGCGTTCAGCCGCTACGACTGGTCCACCGAAGGCCCGCGTTGGACTCGTGCCGACCGACGGGTTCGTGCACTGGCCGCGATGCGCCGCGGCGAGGGCTACACGTGGACGACGCTCGCCGTCGCCGACACGGACGAAGCCCGCGGGTTCGCCAAATCGCTGCAATTACCGCAGGCCGGCGCGCCGATGTACTGCGAACACCGCTCGTCGACGTAG
- the ligD gene encoding non-homologous end-joining DNA ligase, whose product MAKRIDVDVHGMPYPNPPMLAVEGELPTGPGWSMEWKWDGFRCCLRVGPNGITKLTSRNGNDLTRSFPDLDGIFADTLGGRVGVLDGEIVVLNETGRPDFGLLQLRHQLRPRRELLQRHPAAFYAFDLLMLGREMLLHEPYERRRELLVGLGPFATARTVITPAYRDVDPQRLLEVAREHHLEGLVAKRVTSHYLPGRRSRDWIKRPLINTLDVVVCGWRPGRGSRAHMVGSLVLGAREKGGRLRLVGDVGSGFTRHTLDDLERLLSRIGRPDSPFTEHVPAEYARETRWVEPLIVGEVAFRSWTREGRMRHVSWRGFRGVAQ is encoded by the coding sequence ATGGCGAAGCGGATCGACGTTGACGTTCACGGGATGCCGTACCCCAACCCGCCGATGCTGGCCGTTGAAGGCGAGCTACCGACCGGGCCGGGCTGGTCTATGGAGTGGAAATGGGACGGCTTCCGCTGCTGCCTGCGGGTTGGCCCGAATGGAATCACCAAGCTGACCAGCCGCAACGGCAATGACCTCACACGTTCCTTCCCGGACCTCGACGGAATCTTCGCCGATACCCTCGGCGGCCGAGTGGGGGTGCTCGATGGGGAGATCGTGGTACTCAACGAAACCGGCCGGCCAGACTTCGGCCTGCTCCAGCTGCGTCACCAGCTCCGACCCCGACGTGAGCTACTGCAGCGCCACCCGGCCGCATTTTACGCCTTCGACCTGCTCATGCTCGGCCGGGAGATGCTGTTGCACGAGCCCTACGAGCGACGCCGTGAGCTGCTGGTCGGTCTGGGGCCATTCGCTACGGCGCGCACGGTGATCACCCCAGCGTATCGCGACGTGGATCCGCAACGGCTACTCGAGGTCGCGCGGGAGCACCATCTCGAAGGACTTGTGGCGAAGCGGGTGACATCGCACTACCTTCCCGGTCGGCGCTCGCGGGACTGGATCAAGCGGCCCCTGATCAACACTCTGGACGTCGTGGTGTGTGGGTGGCGGCCTGGCCGTGGCAGCCGCGCGCACATGGTCGGCAGTCTGGTTCTGGGCGCGCGAGAGAAGGGCGGCCGGTTGCGGCTGGTCGGGGACGTCGGCAGCGGCTTTACCCGGCACACCCTCGATGACCTGGAGCGGTTGCTCTCCCGCATCGGCCGTCCGGACAGCCCCTTCACGGAGCACGTGCCGGCCGAATACGCGCGCGAGACGCGGTGGGTCGAGCCGCTCATCGTGGGCGAGGTGGCGTTCCGGTCTTGGACACGTGAGGGCCGGATGCGGCACGTGTCGTGGCGGGGGTTCCGGGGTGTTGCGCAGTGA
- a CDS encoding aldo/keto reductase, with protein MALDTAYNYRGFTSHRRLSAVASDLLDEFDVSTKVGFFPGDGDVPVHSLDTVRLCDAIDESANTLGVVPEVVLLHNPERSMPGNDRAAELDQLTAACLVLDGAVTSGLCRSWGWSSWDPRALAAALPDAAAASPIPAPRVLMVRAGLLVGADVLDAGEHLATMFGLDTAARWGMSPFGGEVERAVWDRIDPRSFLGAHQQASVAQALLRLAFDLPQVGRIALGTDNPDHLDDAITATSLAVDEVRTERYRVLLRGAKVRTVSP; from the coding sequence GTGGCTCTAGACACCGCCTACAACTACCGCGGGTTCACCTCGCACCGCCGACTATCCGCCGTCGCATCGGACCTGCTCGACGAGTTCGACGTATCGACCAAGGTCGGGTTCTTTCCCGGCGACGGGGACGTACCAGTGCACAGCTTGGACACGGTACGGCTGTGCGACGCCATCGACGAGTCGGCCAACACGCTCGGTGTCGTGCCGGAAGTGGTGCTCCTGCACAACCCGGAACGTTCGATGCCTGGCAACGACCGGGCCGCCGAGCTTGACCAGCTCACGGCGGCCTGTCTCGTGCTCGATGGAGCGGTCACGTCCGGGCTTTGCCGGTCGTGGGGATGGTCGTCGTGGGATCCCCGGGCGTTGGCTGCCGCACTGCCCGATGCCGCAGCCGCCAGCCCTATCCCTGCCCCTCGGGTGCTAATGGTGCGGGCGGGGTTGCTGGTCGGGGCGGACGTCCTCGACGCCGGCGAGCACCTGGCCACGATGTTCGGCCTCGACACCGCGGCACGGTGGGGCATGAGCCCATTCGGTGGCGAAGTCGAACGCGCGGTGTGGGACAGGATCGACCCGCGGAGTTTCCTTGGGGCACACCAGCAAGCAAGCGTCGCACAAGCCTTGCTGCGGTTGGCGTTCGATCTGCCACAGGTTGGACGGATCGCGTTAGGAACCGACAACCCCGATCACCTCGACGACGCGATCACCGCGACCAGTCTCGCCGTCGATGAGGTGAGAACGGAGCGCTACCGCGTTCTACTTCGCGGGGCGAAGGTCAGGACTGTAAGTCCGTGA
- a CDS encoding JmjC domain-containing protein, producing the protein MDHLLVDGVEKALGWSGPTQLGKAFARGQLPDPAVCDRLLTPHRLLDIAMRRSLSPPQFRCLQAGHELHPREYIATTRTRRGQAIPMVDMDRLGRLIESGATVVLDTTDTFDPTMEVACRALQWWAGELVQVNTYLTTKDAAGFDLHWDDHDVLVVQVAGEKSWEVRGTSRVAPMFRDAEPNTEPSDETVWAGTMTAGDVMHIPRGYWHQATRTDRTGEAGSGFSLHVTFGFVQRAGVDWVSWLADQAREQELFRHDLEHDDGPSGQAATLAGAVAELAGKLPPAEFLTARRRQQRPRRHLSTFATFGPPEQVVCVAEFPPEIVTADDGSVTVLAAGRRIRFAAKALPVVRRLCSGNPVPVADVAAETGIDAARIAEILLRENVCAEVGPDLSSGYTGLVTTG; encoded by the coding sequence ATGGATCACCTGCTCGTGGACGGCGTCGAGAAAGCGCTTGGCTGGTCGGGACCAACACAGCTCGGGAAGGCGTTCGCTCGTGGCCAGTTGCCAGATCCGGCGGTGTGCGACCGGTTGCTGACGCCTCACCGGCTGCTGGATATCGCGATGCGGCGCAGCCTGTCGCCGCCACAGTTTCGATGTCTGCAAGCTGGGCACGAGCTGCACCCGCGCGAGTACATCGCCACCACCCGAACCCGCCGTGGGCAGGCAATCCCGATGGTCGATATGGACCGCCTCGGCCGGCTCATCGAATCCGGGGCGACCGTCGTGCTGGACACGACCGACACCTTCGACCCGACGATGGAGGTCGCGTGCCGAGCGCTGCAGTGGTGGGCGGGCGAGTTGGTGCAGGTCAACACCTACCTGACCACGAAGGACGCCGCCGGGTTCGATCTGCATTGGGACGACCATGACGTGCTGGTAGTGCAGGTAGCCGGTGAGAAGAGCTGGGAGGTACGCGGCACGTCACGGGTGGCGCCAATGTTCCGCGATGCCGAACCGAACACCGAACCCAGCGATGAGACCGTGTGGGCAGGCACGATGACCGCGGGCGACGTGATGCACATCCCGCGCGGGTACTGGCACCAGGCCACCCGCACCGACCGCACCGGCGAGGCCGGTTCGGGGTTTTCGCTGCACGTGACGTTCGGGTTCGTGCAGCGCGCCGGCGTGGATTGGGTTTCGTGGCTGGCCGACCAGGCCCGTGAGCAGGAGCTGTTTCGCCATGATCTCGAGCACGACGACGGCCCCAGTGGGCAGGCCGCCACACTGGCCGGCGCCGTGGCAGAGCTCGCCGGAAAGCTTCCTCCCGCGGAGTTCCTCACCGCACGCCGTCGCCAGCAGCGTCCACGTCGGCACTTGTCGACGTTCGCGACCTTCGGCCCGCCGGAGCAGGTCGTCTGCGTGGCTGAGTTCCCGCCCGAGATCGTCACCGCCGACGACGGCAGCGTGACCGTGCTGGCCGCTGGGCGGCGGATCCGGTTCGCAGCGAAGGCGCTGCCTGTGGTGCGGCGGCTCTGCTCGGGCAACCCCGTCCCGGTTGCAGACGTGGCGGCCGAGACTGGGATCGATGCGGCCCGGATCGCCGAGATTTTGTTGCGGGAGAACGTATGCGCCGAAGTGGGTCCGGACTTGTCCTCGGGCTACACCGGTCTCGTCACGACCGGCTGA
- a CDS encoding tyrosine-type recombinase/integrase, whose amino-acid sequence MKFDDEEKAGRFKDLLERCGHRLDRAAEVMADIESQAPLLSAVIERHVGEVTGVQQRTRDSYRSITRLHINPHLGHKPIDKIERSDIKNWLNKLEANGLSSKSISNIHAFLSGVFKVAVREWKLIDENPCKGIRLPSSSLPFEATFLTYGEFNILLSHVPDFFKPLCHTLARTGLRWGELVALQVGDVDLLAPTPYIRVTKARKRVPGGFIVGPPKTRRSRRTVSLPPSLVEILVPLVANRPADAPLFTGVRGGTLWHSAFAERVWQPAVAAATATHDNDDHPIPAEHRIGKTPRIHDLRHTHASWMIAEGVDLMTVQRRLGHESITTTVDRYGHLVPDQLVKAALAAEKSFLAELAAMPNAEDPMEFTIV is encoded by the coding sequence ATGAAGTTCGACGACGAGGAAAAGGCCGGTCGCTTCAAGGACCTGCTGGAACGCTGCGGCCACCGACTCGACCGCGCAGCCGAGGTCATGGCGGACATCGAGAGCCAAGCTCCCCTACTCTCGGCCGTCATCGAACGCCACGTCGGCGAGGTCACCGGCGTGCAGCAACGCACCCGCGACAGCTATCGCAGCATCACCCGTTTGCACATCAACCCGCACCTCGGCCACAAGCCGATCGACAAGATCGAGCGCTCCGATATCAAGAACTGGCTCAACAAGCTCGAAGCGAACGGGCTCTCCTCCAAGTCGATCTCCAATATCCACGCGTTCCTGTCCGGGGTTTTCAAGGTCGCCGTGAGGGAGTGGAAACTGATCGACGAGAACCCGTGCAAGGGCATCCGGCTCCCGTCCAGCTCTCTGCCGTTCGAGGCCACGTTCCTCACCTACGGCGAGTTCAACATCCTTCTCAGCCACGTACCTGACTTCTTCAAGCCGCTGTGTCACACACTCGCCCGCACCGGCCTGCGCTGGGGTGAGCTCGTCGCGCTCCAAGTCGGTGACGTCGACCTGCTCGCGCCAACCCCGTACATCCGAGTGACCAAAGCCAGGAAACGCGTGCCAGGTGGCTTCATCGTCGGCCCGCCGAAGACGCGACGGTCCCGCCGGACCGTTTCGCTGCCACCATCGCTTGTGGAGATCCTCGTTCCCCTGGTTGCCAACCGCCCCGCCGATGCGCCGCTCTTCACGGGAGTGCGCGGCGGCACGCTCTGGCACAGCGCCTTCGCCGAAAGGGTCTGGCAGCCGGCCGTCGCCGCGGCCACCGCAACCCACGACAACGACGATCACCCCATCCCAGCCGAGCACCGGATCGGCAAGACACCGCGGATCCACGACCTTCGGCACACACACGCGTCGTGGATGATCGCCGAGGGCGTCGACCTCATGACCGTGCAGCGACGCTTGGGGCACGAGTCGATCACCACCACCGTCGACCGTTACGGCCACCTCGTGCCCGACCAGCTCGTCAAGGCGGCGCTGGCGGCCGAGAAGTCGTTCCTGGCCGAGCTTGCCGCGATGCCCAACGCCGAGGATCCAATGGAGTTCACCATCGTTTAA
- a CDS encoding ABC-F family ATP-binding cassette domain-containing protein, which yields MSATLVAKGLASGHGDRILFSGLDLVVAPGDVVGLVGVNGAGKSTLLRTLAGLQPPESGEVRLNPPTATVGHLPQEPERRPGESVRQFLARRTGVAEAQRELDAATEALTEGAAGADDTYGTALDRWLALGGADLDDRAGEVAAELGLAVDLDQPMVSLSGGQAARAGLASLLLSRYDIFLLDEPTNDLDLDGLGRLERFVTGLRAGTVLVSHDREFLARTVDRVLELDLAQQQVNTFGGGYESYLEERAVARRHAREDYEEYASTRSALEARGQMQRSWMEKGVKNARRKQTDNDKVGRKFRSEATEKQASKARQTERMIERLEAVDEPRKEWELRMEIAAAPRAGAVVATLRGAVVHRGPFTLGPVDLQVDWADKVAITGANGAGKSTLLAALLGRLPLDEGSAALGPGVVVGEVDQARQLFLDDVPLADAFAREVPELPDAEVRTLLAKFGLKAAHVLRPAATLSPGERTRAALALLQARGVNLLVLDEPTNHLDLPAIEQLESALDRYPGTLLLVTHDRRMLDAVSVTRRFEVADGKVTES from the coding sequence ATGAGCGCAACACTCGTCGCGAAGGGCCTGGCCTCCGGCCACGGCGACCGCATCCTGTTCTCCGGCCTCGACCTGGTCGTCGCTCCCGGCGACGTCGTCGGGCTGGTCGGCGTCAACGGCGCCGGCAAGTCCACGCTGCTGCGCACCCTCGCGGGCCTGCAGCCGCCCGAGTCGGGGGAGGTCCGGCTGAACCCGCCGACGGCCACCGTCGGTCACCTCCCGCAGGAGCCCGAGCGGCGGCCGGGGGAGTCGGTCCGGCAGTTCCTCGCGCGCCGCACCGGGGTCGCCGAAGCGCAGCGTGAGCTCGACGCCGCCACTGAAGCGCTGACCGAAGGTGCCGCCGGCGCCGACGACACGTACGGCACGGCGCTCGACCGCTGGCTCGCCCTCGGTGGCGCCGACCTCGACGACCGCGCTGGTGAGGTGGCCGCGGAGCTGGGGCTGGCCGTGGACCTCGACCAGCCGATGGTCTCGCTCTCGGGTGGACAGGCCGCGCGTGCCGGGCTCGCGTCGCTGCTGCTGAGCCGGTACGACATCTTCCTGCTCGACGAGCCCACCAACGACCTCGACCTCGACGGCCTCGGCCGCCTCGAGCGGTTCGTCACCGGCCTGCGCGCCGGCACGGTGCTCGTGAGCCACGATCGCGAGTTCCTCGCGCGCACCGTGGACCGCGTCCTGGAGCTGGATCTCGCGCAGCAGCAGGTGAACACGTTCGGCGGCGGCTACGAGTCCTATTTGGAGGAACGCGCCGTCGCGCGGCGCCACGCGCGCGAGGACTACGAGGAGTACGCCTCCACCCGCTCGGCGCTGGAGGCGCGCGGGCAGATGCAGCGCTCGTGGATGGAGAAGGGCGTCAAGAACGCGCGGCGCAAGCAGACCGACAACGACAAGGTCGGCCGCAAGTTCCGCAGCGAGGCCACGGAGAAGCAGGCGTCGAAGGCGCGCCAGACCGAGCGCATGATCGAGCGCCTGGAGGCGGTGGACGAGCCGCGCAAGGAGTGGGAACTGCGCATGGAGATCGCGGCGGCCCCGCGCGCCGGCGCGGTCGTCGCCACGCTCCGTGGCGCCGTCGTGCACCGCGGTCCCTTCACGCTCGGTCCCGTCGACCTCCAGGTGGACTGGGCGGACAAGGTCGCGATCACGGGTGCCAACGGCGCGGGCAAGTCCACGCTGCTGGCGGCCCTGCTCGGCCGGCTGCCGCTCGACGAGGGCAGCGCCGCGCTCGGCCCCGGCGTCGTCGTCGGCGAGGTCGACCAGGCGCGTCAGTTGTTCCTCGACGACGTCCCGCTCGCCGACGCGTTCGCGCGCGAGGTTCCGGAACTGCCCGACGCCGAGGTCCGCACGCTGCTCGCGAAGTTCGGCCTCAAAGCCGCGCACGTGCTGCGCCCCGCGGCCACGCTCTCGCCGGGCGAGCGCACGCGCGCCGCCCTCGCGTTGCTGCAGGCGCGCGGGGTGAACCTGCTCGTGCTCGACGAGCCGACCAACCACCTCGACCTGCCCGCGATCGAACAGCTCGAGTCCGCTCTGGACCGTTACCCCGGCACGCTGCTGCTCGTGACCCACGACCGCCGCATGCTCGACGCGGTCTCGGTCACCCGGCGCTTCGAAGTGGCGGACGGGAAAGTCACCGAGTCCTGA
- a CDS encoding PPOX class F420-dependent oxidoreductase, translated as MATPMSAERSRAFLAEGNRSAIFVTVRADGRPHAVPVWFAADGEDLLVSITQDSVKGRAIAASAEVALTVHDDVAPYSFVSVNGTAEIVTDPARVRSGSELIARRYLPAESVDQFVGYATSPGKVLVVVHPTHTTGVDAVAG; from the coding sequence ATGGCCACCCCGATGTCTGCCGAGCGGTCCCGCGCCTTCCTCGCGGAAGGCAACCGCAGCGCCATTTTCGTCACCGTCCGTGCCGACGGCCGCCCGCACGCCGTCCCCGTCTGGTTCGCCGCCGACGGCGAAGACCTGCTGGTCAGCATTACCCAGGACAGTGTGAAAGGCCGCGCGATCGCCGCCTCGGCCGAGGTCGCGCTCACGGTGCACGACGACGTGGCGCCCTACAGCTTCGTCTCGGTGAACGGGACGGCCGAGATCGTCACCGACCCTGCCCGCGTGCGCAGTGGTTCGGAGCTCATCGCACGCCGCTACCTGCCCGCCGAAAGCGTGGACCAGTTCGTCGGCTACGCCACCTCGCCGGGCAAGGTCCTCGTGGTGGTCCATCCGACGCACACCACGGGGGTCGACGCCGTGGCCGGCTGA
- a CDS encoding methionyl-tRNA formyltransferase: MRVAMFGYQTWGHRTLRALIDAGHEVVLVVTHPKSDHAYEKIWDDSVAELAEANGIRALLRNRPDDAELLTELKAAEPELIVANNWRTWLPPEIFDLPTHGTLNVHDSLLPAYAGFSPLIWALVNGEPEVGVTAHLMNAELDAGDIVVQRAVPVGPKDTTTDLFHRTVDLIEPIVAEALSLIETGTVVPIAQDRSKASFFHKRAPRDSLIDWTWPAPDIERLVRAQSAPYPNAFAYHRGRPLRIVRASVSAGHYGGTPGRIFIKEGDGVVIVAGPEARRGHSPGLLVERVRTEDGTELAAADYFTTMGGYLTDRP; this comes from the coding sequence ATGCGCGTGGCCATGTTCGGCTACCAGACCTGGGGGCACCGCACACTGCGGGCCCTCATCGACGCTGGTCACGAGGTCGTCCTCGTGGTCACGCACCCGAAGAGCGACCACGCGTACGAGAAGATCTGGGACGATTCGGTGGCCGAACTGGCCGAGGCCAACGGAATCCGGGCCCTGCTGCGCAACCGCCCCGACGACGCCGAGCTGCTGACCGAGCTGAAGGCCGCGGAGCCGGAGCTGATCGTCGCGAACAACTGGCGGACCTGGCTGCCGCCGGAGATCTTCGACCTGCCGACGCACGGCACGCTCAACGTCCACGACTCGCTGCTGCCCGCGTACGCCGGGTTCTCGCCGCTGATCTGGGCGCTGGTCAACGGCGAACCCGAGGTCGGCGTGACCGCTCACCTGATGAACGCCGAACTCGACGCCGGCGACATCGTGGTGCAGCGCGCGGTGCCGGTCGGCCCGAAGGACACGACCACGGATCTGTTCCACCGCACGGTGGATCTCATCGAGCCGATCGTCGCCGAGGCGCTCTCACTCATCGAAACGGGCACCGTCGTGCCGATCGCGCAGGACCGGTCCAAGGCGAGCTTCTTCCACAAACGCGCGCCGCGCGACAGTCTCATCGACTGGACGTGGCCCGCTCCGGACATCGAACGGCTGGTGCGCGCGCAGTCCGCCCCGTATCCCAACGCGTTCGCCTACCACCGCGGCCGTCCGCTGCGGATCGTGCGCGCGTCGGTGTCGGCCGGGCACTACGGCGGCACGCCGGGCCGCATCTTCATCAAGGAGGGCGACGGCGTGGTGATCGTCGCCGGTCCCGAGGCGCGGCGCGGGCACTCCCCCGGGCTACTGGTGGAGCGCGTGCGCACGGAGGACGGCACGGAGCTGGCGGCAGCGGACTACTTCACGACGATGGGCGGGTACCTCACCGATCGGCCATGA
- a CDS encoding lysine N(6)-hydroxylase/L-ornithine N(5)-oxygenase family protein yields MSRAVVDGQVPVYDVVGVGFGPSNLALAIALTEHNAAPGSGDTVTAHFLECQPRFGWHRGMLIDSATMQVSFLKDLATMRNPTSGFSFLNYLHAKGRLIDFINHKNLFPLRIEFHDYFEWAAAKVDDVVSYSTEVLSVEPVRDGEEVVFFDVRAKSGDEIVELRARNLVLGTGLRPNLPEGVTGGERIWHNSQLLPRVERLRDSEPKRFVVVGAGQSAAEVAALLHGEFPHAEVCAVFARYGYSPADDSSFANRIFDPEAVDHFYGASEPVKDRLMRYHGATNYSAVDLDLIDELYRRVYQEKVLGVERLRLFNVSRPVDVTDHGTHVRATVESLTTGERAVLDADAVVYATGYLPADPTPLLGELAAGCRRDAEGRLRVERDYRVTTDTAVRGGLYLQGGTEHTHGITSSLLSNTAVRVGEILQSIVDRRAAVAHLPEYAVSGTR; encoded by the coding sequence ATGTCACGAGCAGTGGTCGATGGCCAGGTGCCGGTGTACGACGTCGTCGGGGTGGGGTTCGGACCATCGAACCTCGCCCTCGCGATCGCGCTGACCGAGCACAATGCCGCGCCCGGGTCCGGTGACACGGTCACCGCGCACTTCCTCGAGTGCCAGCCGCGGTTCGGCTGGCACCGCGGGATGTTGATCGACAGCGCCACGATGCAGGTCTCGTTCCTCAAGGACCTCGCGACCATGCGCAACCCGACGAGCGGGTTCAGCTTCCTGAACTACCTGCACGCCAAGGGCCGGCTGATCGACTTCATCAACCACAAGAACCTCTTCCCGCTGCGGATCGAGTTCCACGACTACTTCGAGTGGGCGGCGGCCAAGGTCGACGACGTCGTGTCCTACAGCACCGAGGTGCTGTCGGTCGAACCGGTCCGCGACGGCGAAGAGGTGGTCTTCTTCGACGTCCGCGCGAAGTCCGGCGACGAGATCGTGGAGCTGCGCGCGCGCAACCTCGTGCTGGGCACGGGATTGCGGCCCAACCTGCCCGAGGGCGTCACCGGCGGTGAGCGGATCTGGCACAACAGCCAGCTGCTGCCGCGGGTGGAACGGTTGCGCGACAGCGAGCCGAAGCGGTTCGTGGTGGTCGGCGCGGGCCAGAGCGCGGCCGAGGTCGCGGCCCTGCTGCACGGCGAGTTCCCGCACGCCGAGGTCTGCGCGGTCTTCGCGCGCTACGGCTACAGCCCGGCCGACGACAGCTCGTTCGCCAACCGGATCTTCGACCCCGAGGCGGTCGACCACTTCTACGGCGCCAGTGAGCCCGTGAAGGACCGCCTCATGCGCTACCACGGCGCCACCAACTACTCCGCGGTCGACCTCGACCTGATCGACGAGCTCTACCGCCGCGTGTACCAGGAGAAGGTGCTCGGCGTGGAGCGGCTGCGGCTGTTCAACGTCTCCCGGCCCGTGGACGTGACCGACCACGGCACCCACGTGCGCGCGACCGTCGAGTCGCTGACCACCGGCGAACGCGCGGTGCTCGACGCCGACGCGGTCGTCTACGCCACCGGGTACCTGCCGGCGGACCCGACGCCACTGCTCGGCGAGCTGGCCGCCGGTTGCCGGCGGGACGCCGAGGGCCGGCTGCGCGTGGAACGCGACTACCGCGTCACCACCGACACGGCCGTGCGCGGCGGGCTCTACCTGCAGGGCGGCACCGAGCACACGCACGGCATCACGTCGTCGCTGCTGTCCAACACCGCGGTGCGCGTCGGCGAGATCCTGCAGTCCATTGTGGATCGACGGGCCGCCGTGGCGCACCTGCCCGAGTATGCGGTGAGCGGTACGCGCTGA